A single Triticum dicoccoides isolate Atlit2015 ecotype Zavitan chromosome 2A, WEW_v2.0, whole genome shotgun sequence DNA region contains:
- the LOC119353249 gene encoding zinc finger CCCH domain-containing protein 53-like isoform X2: protein MDAYEATKVVFARIQGLDPDHAAKIMGLLLIQDHGEKEMIRLAFGPEALLLAVMAKARKDLGLLPASASGPATPTSAGHSSPFMLSRQNSGRGGCGGGTAPSPLSVSSPSSWAPPPVFSRSNSVSNGSAAEEMAGVGEEQLMSPANGGGGGPQSPFFGGDSLILDELHLQDQLAFLSEGGMGGGGGRQQLPLFDNGECRSPSGGGDGGLFPYGAAWANHGPGHRRSASVSELCFGGGDGLGWKPCLYYARGYCKNGSACRFVHGGLPDDLAGAKMDQASVEQQCQDFLLRSKSQRLAAAAGFAYSPTGSLPGSPSAASKCLSLLLQQQQQQNDGQRAAAAAAAAALMLGGDEAHKFMNRPRLDRGDFASMMNPGSRQIYLTFPADSTFREEDVSNYFSIYGPVHDVRIPYQQKRMFGFVTFVYPETVKLILAKGNPHFIFDARVLVKPYKEKGKVPDKFRKQQGERVDFSGCGSPTGLDARDPFDLHQIVGARMLQHSNSANEMLLRRKLEEQQQAVELQQAIELQSRRLMGLQLLDLKTRSAAAATAAPTPIGKPFSPTHTSAATPTLDSPPDSGEQGNSCGFLFPHKNAVNGADKDETSGDSTTSPNTDSDQSAEHNLPDSPFASPTKSGAFARDPFAPTESEIAAAAASTGCNAARNGGINGNGARNGGGINHHLLPPALDIPSPKPYFFPMSRLSSDHGAVGM, encoded by the exons ATGGACGCGTACGAGGCGACGAAGGTGGTGTTCGCGCGGATCCAGGGGCTGGACCCGGACCACGCGGCCAAGATCATGGGGCTGCTGCTCATCCAGGACCACGGCGAGAAGGAGATGATACGCCTCGCCTTCGGCCCGGAGGCGCTGCTGCTCGCCGTCATGGCCAAGGCGCGCAAGGACCTCGGCCTGCTCCCGGCCTCGGCCTCGGGCCCCGCCACGCCCACCTCCGCCGGCCACTCCTCGCCCTTCATGCTCTCGCGCCAGAACTCGGGGCGTGGCGGCTGCGGCGGGGGCACGGCGCCCTCGCCGCTCTCGGTCTCCTCGCCCTCGTCCTGGGCCccgccgccggtgttctccaggagCAACAGCGTCAGCAATGGCAGCGCCGCGGAGGAGATGGCGGGCGTCGGGGAGGAGCAGCTGATGAGCCCGGCCAACGGCGGGGGCGGGGGCCCGCAGTCACCCTTCTTCGGCGGGGACTCGCTGATCCTCGACGAGCTCCACCTGCAGGACCAGCTCGCGTTCCTCAGCGAGGGAGGCATGGGCGGCGGGGGAGGGCGTCAGCAGCTCCCGCTCTTCGACAACGGCGAGTGCCGCAGccccagcggcggcggcgacggcgggctcTTCCCGTACGGCGCCGCGTGGGCCAACCACGGGCCCGGGCACCGCAGGAGCGCGTCGGTGAGCGAGCTCTGCTTCGGGGGCGGCGACGGCCTCGGCTGGAAGCCCTGCCTCTACTACGCGCGCGGGTACTGCAAAAACGGGAGCGCCTGCCGGTTCGTGCACGGCGGCCtccccgacgacctcgccggcgccAAGATGGACCAGGCCTCCGTGGAGCAGCAGTGCCAGGACTTCCTCCTCCGCTCCAAGTCCCAGCgcctggccgccgccgccggcttcgCCTACTCCCCCACCGGCTCCCTCCCTGGCTCCCCCTCCGCGGCGAGCAAGTGCCTCAGCTTGctcctgcagcagcagcagcagcaaaacgACGGCCAAAG ggcggcggccgcggcggccgcAGCGGCGCTGATGCTGGGCGGCGACGAGGCGCACAAGTTCATGAACCGCCCCCGCCTCGACCGCGGCGACTTCGCGAGCATGATGAACCCGGGGTCCCGGCAGATTTACCTCACCTTCCCGGCGGACAGCACCTTCCGCGAGGAGGACGTCTCCAACTACTTCAG CATCTACGGCCCAGTCCACGACGTGCGCATCCCCTACCAGCAGAAGCGGATGTTCGGGTTCGTCACCTTCGTCTACCCGGAGACGGTGAAGCTGATCCTGGCCAAGGGCAACCCGCACTTCATCTTTGACGCGCGCGTGCTCGTCAAGCCCTACAAGGAGAAGGGCAAGGTCCCCGACAAGTTCAG GAAGCAGCAGGGCGAGAGGGTGGACTTCTCCGGCTGCGGGTCTCCCACCGGGCTGGACGCCAGAGACCCCTTCGATCTGCACCAGATTGTTG GTGCGAGGATGCTGCAGCACTCCAACAGCGCCAACGAGATGCTGCTgaggaggaagctggaggagcagcagcaggcggtggagctgcagcaggcgaTCGAGCTCCAGAGCCGGCGCCTCATGGGGCTGCAGCTGCTGGACCTCAagacccgctccgccgccgccgccaccgccgcgccgaCCCCCATCGGGAAGCCGTTCAGCCCCACCCACACTTCTGCCGCCACGCCGACCCTTGATTCGCCGCCCGATTCCG GGGAGCAAGGCAATAGCTGCGGCTTCCTTTTCCCTCACAAGAATGCGGTCAACGGAGCTGATAAGGATGAAACCTCAGGCGATTCCACCACCAGCCCTAACACTGACAGCGACCAAAG CGCGGAGCATAACCTGCCGGACAGCCCGTTCGCGTCGCCGACCAAGTCGGGGGCCTTCGCCCGTGATCCTTTCGCGCCCACCGAGTCGGagatcgccgccgccgcagcctcgACCGGTTGCAACGCGGCCAGGAACGGCGGCATCAACGGCAATGGTGCCAGGAACGGCGGCGGCATTAACCACCATCTCCTACCTCCAGCATTGGACATACCCTCACCAAAACCTTACTTCTTCCCCATGTCCAG GCTGTCCTCCGATCACGGCGCGGTCGGGATGTAA
- the LOC119353249 gene encoding zinc finger CCCH domain-containing protein 53-like isoform X1 yields MDAYEATKVVFARIQGLDPDHAAKIMGLLLIQDHGEKEMIRLAFGPEALLLAVMAKARKDLGLLPASASGPATPTSAGHSSPFMLSRQNSGRGGCGGGTAPSPLSVSSPSSWAPPPVFSRSNSVSNGSAAEEMAGVGEEQLMSPANGGGGGPQSPFFGGDSLILDELHLQDQLAFLSEGGMGGGGGRQQLPLFDNGECRSPSGGGDGGLFPYGAAWANHGPGHRRSASVSELCFGGGDGLGWKPCLYYARGYCKNGSACRFVHGGLPDDLAGAKMDQASVEQQCQDFLLRSKSQRLAAAAGFAYSPTGSLPGSPSAASKCLSLLLQQQQQQNDGQRAAAAAAAAALMLGGDEAHKFMNRPRLDRGDFASMMNPGSRQIYLTFPADSTFREEDVSNYFSIYGPVHDVRIPYQQKRMFGFVTFVYPETVKLILAKGNPHFIFDARVLVKPYKEKGKVPDKFRKQQGERVDFSGCGSPTGLDARDPFDLHQIVGARMLQHSNSANEMLLRRKLEEQQQAVELQQAIELQSRRLMGLQLLDLKTRSAAAATAAPTPIGKPFSPTHTSAATPTLDSPPDSGITWEQGNSCGFLFPHKNAVNGADKDETSGDSTTSPNTDSDQSAEHNLPDSPFASPTKSGAFARDPFAPTESEIAAAAASTGCNAARNGGINGNGARNGGGINHHLLPPALDIPSPKPYFFPMSRLSSDHGAVGM; encoded by the exons ATGGACGCGTACGAGGCGACGAAGGTGGTGTTCGCGCGGATCCAGGGGCTGGACCCGGACCACGCGGCCAAGATCATGGGGCTGCTGCTCATCCAGGACCACGGCGAGAAGGAGATGATACGCCTCGCCTTCGGCCCGGAGGCGCTGCTGCTCGCCGTCATGGCCAAGGCGCGCAAGGACCTCGGCCTGCTCCCGGCCTCGGCCTCGGGCCCCGCCACGCCCACCTCCGCCGGCCACTCCTCGCCCTTCATGCTCTCGCGCCAGAACTCGGGGCGTGGCGGCTGCGGCGGGGGCACGGCGCCCTCGCCGCTCTCGGTCTCCTCGCCCTCGTCCTGGGCCccgccgccggtgttctccaggagCAACAGCGTCAGCAATGGCAGCGCCGCGGAGGAGATGGCGGGCGTCGGGGAGGAGCAGCTGATGAGCCCGGCCAACGGCGGGGGCGGGGGCCCGCAGTCACCCTTCTTCGGCGGGGACTCGCTGATCCTCGACGAGCTCCACCTGCAGGACCAGCTCGCGTTCCTCAGCGAGGGAGGCATGGGCGGCGGGGGAGGGCGTCAGCAGCTCCCGCTCTTCGACAACGGCGAGTGCCGCAGccccagcggcggcggcgacggcgggctcTTCCCGTACGGCGCCGCGTGGGCCAACCACGGGCCCGGGCACCGCAGGAGCGCGTCGGTGAGCGAGCTCTGCTTCGGGGGCGGCGACGGCCTCGGCTGGAAGCCCTGCCTCTACTACGCGCGCGGGTACTGCAAAAACGGGAGCGCCTGCCGGTTCGTGCACGGCGGCCtccccgacgacctcgccggcgccAAGATGGACCAGGCCTCCGTGGAGCAGCAGTGCCAGGACTTCCTCCTCCGCTCCAAGTCCCAGCgcctggccgccgccgccggcttcgCCTACTCCCCCACCGGCTCCCTCCCTGGCTCCCCCTCCGCGGCGAGCAAGTGCCTCAGCTTGctcctgcagcagcagcagcagcaaaacgACGGCCAAAG ggcggcggccgcggcggccgcAGCGGCGCTGATGCTGGGCGGCGACGAGGCGCACAAGTTCATGAACCGCCCCCGCCTCGACCGCGGCGACTTCGCGAGCATGATGAACCCGGGGTCCCGGCAGATTTACCTCACCTTCCCGGCGGACAGCACCTTCCGCGAGGAGGACGTCTCCAACTACTTCAG CATCTACGGCCCAGTCCACGACGTGCGCATCCCCTACCAGCAGAAGCGGATGTTCGGGTTCGTCACCTTCGTCTACCCGGAGACGGTGAAGCTGATCCTGGCCAAGGGCAACCCGCACTTCATCTTTGACGCGCGCGTGCTCGTCAAGCCCTACAAGGAGAAGGGCAAGGTCCCCGACAAGTTCAG GAAGCAGCAGGGCGAGAGGGTGGACTTCTCCGGCTGCGGGTCTCCCACCGGGCTGGACGCCAGAGACCCCTTCGATCTGCACCAGATTGTTG GTGCGAGGATGCTGCAGCACTCCAACAGCGCCAACGAGATGCTGCTgaggaggaagctggaggagcagcagcaggcggtggagctgcagcaggcgaTCGAGCTCCAGAGCCGGCGCCTCATGGGGCTGCAGCTGCTGGACCTCAagacccgctccgccgccgccgccaccgccgcgccgaCCCCCATCGGGAAGCCGTTCAGCCCCACCCACACTTCTGCCGCCACGCCGACCCTTGATTCGCCGCCCGATTCCGGTATTACTT GGGAGCAAGGCAATAGCTGCGGCTTCCTTTTCCCTCACAAGAATGCGGTCAACGGAGCTGATAAGGATGAAACCTCAGGCGATTCCACCACCAGCCCTAACACTGACAGCGACCAAAG CGCGGAGCATAACCTGCCGGACAGCCCGTTCGCGTCGCCGACCAAGTCGGGGGCCTTCGCCCGTGATCCTTTCGCGCCCACCGAGTCGGagatcgccgccgccgcagcctcgACCGGTTGCAACGCGGCCAGGAACGGCGGCATCAACGGCAATGGTGCCAGGAACGGCGGCGGCATTAACCACCATCTCCTACCTCCAGCATTGGACATACCCTCACCAAAACCTTACTTCTTCCCCATGTCCAG GCTGTCCTCCGATCACGGCGCGGTCGGGATGTAA
- the LOC119353250 gene encoding sorting and assembly machinery component 50 homolog A-like — translation MADPAAVQNRVPEPWAGADGEIAEEEYEEEEEEELDERAAAALEREKVQSVFRRLSSDLVGIRVHDIIIRGNAKTREELIEAEVADLLRSTTTVQDLLSAAADASARLRGLDVFEAVNITLDAGPPELPGTTNVIIEVVEPAIPISGNAGVFSKPEAKAWSLEGAVKWKNLAGYADIWDASVAYGWDQTTEVGVGVSLPRFKSIPTPLMARASLLSQDWMKFSSYKERLLGLSFGLLSTRHHDLSYNLTWRTLTDPSRLASASIRRQLGHNLLSALKYTYKIDQRDSHIRPTKGYAFLSSSQVGGLWDNKGLNFFRQEFDVRGALPFGFWNAALNVGVGAGVVLPLARGFMNSSTPVTDRFNLGGHSSPVCSLGGISSLLGFRTRGVGPTEARRLVPGESEDGSAAVPWRDYLGGDLAVSAFADLSFDLPLKVFRDAGIHGHAFLTAGNLVKLSEGQYKNFSLDEFRRSFRSSAGVGIILPTKLFRVEVNYCYILKQSQHDSGKTGIQFSFSSPS, via the exons atggccgaccccgccgccgttcAAAACCGCGTGCCTGAGCCCTGGGCTGGCGCCGATGGAGAAATCGCCGAGGAGGagtacgaggaggaggaggaggaggagctggacGAGCGGGCGGCCGCGGCCCTCGAGCGGGAGAAGGTGCAGTCCGTGTTCCGGAGGCTCTCCTCGGACCTGGTGGGGATCCGCGTCCacgacatcatcatcaggggcaacGCCAAGACGCGTGAGGAGCTCATCGAGGCGGAGGTTGCCGACCTCCTCCGCTCCACCACCACCGTGCAGGACCTGCTGAGCGCCGCGGCCGATGCCAGCGCGCGGCTCCGCGGGCTCGACGTGTTCGAGGCCGTCAACATCACGCTCGATGCCGGCCCGCCCGAGCTGCCCGGCACCACCAACGTCATCATTGAGGTCGTCGAGCCCGCCATCCCCATTAGCGGCAACGCCGGCGTCTTCTCCAAGCCCGAG GCAAAAGCATGGTCACTGGAAGGGGCTGTTAAGTGGAAGAATTTGGCTGGCTATGCAGACATCTGGGATGCTTCAGTTGCATATGGTTGGGACCAAACAACAGAGGTTGGCGTAGGAGTCTCGCTGCCAAGATTTAAATCAATACCAACACCCTTGATGGCTCGGGCTTCATTGTTGTCACAAGATTGGATGAAGTTCTCATCATACAAGGAGCGTCTACTTGGTCTTTCATTTGGTTTGCTTTCAACCAGGCACCACGATTTATCTTACAACCTTACATGGCGTACCTTGACTGATCCGTCACGCCTCGCGTCAGCGTCCATCAGAAGGCAGTTAGGGCATAACCTTCTATCTGCATTGAAATACACATACAAGATTGATCAAAGGGATTCACATATCAGGCCAACAAAAGGATATGCATTTCTCTCATCCTCTCAAGTTGGTGGTCTTTGGGATAACAAAGGATTGAATTTTTTTCGCCAG GAGTTTGATGTTCGTGGTGCCTTGCCTTTTGGATTCTGGAACGCTGCTCTCAATGTTGGTGTAGGAGCTGGTGTTGTTTTACCACTGGCAAGAGGATTTATGAATTCGTCTACACCTGTGACTGATAGATTTAACCTGGGAGGTCACTCTTCTCCAGTTTGCAGCCTGGGTGGAATATCATCCTTGCTCGGTTTCAGAACAAGAGGGGTTGGCCCGACAGAAGCACGGAGGCTTGTCCCCGGCGAGTCGGAAGATGGTTCTGCTGCTGTTCCATGGAGGGATTACTTGGGTGGCGATCTTGCAGTTTCTGCCTTTGCGGACCTTTCCTTTGATCTGCCTCTGAAGGTGTTTAGAGATGCTGGAATACATGGTCATGCGTTTCTCACTGCTGGGAATCTTGTGAAACTGTCGGAGGGCCAGTACAAAAACTTCTCGCTTGATGAATTCCGTCGTTCGTTTAGGAGTAGTGCTGGAGTTGGCATTATTTTGCCGACTAAACTGTTCCGGGTCGAG GTGAACTACTGCTACATTCTGAAGCAATCTCAGCACGACAGTGGAAAGACGGGAATTCAGTTCAGCTTCTCCTCGCCCTCGTAG